The following proteins come from a genomic window of Paenibacillus sp. CAA11:
- a CDS encoding ABC transporter ATP-binding protein, translating into MEPILTVKDLHVSFFIRGGEVQAVRGVNFEVGKGETVAIVGESGSGKSVTAQTIMRLLQSPPARIKQGEVMFQGQNLLTKTEKEMESIRGKDIGMIFQDPMTSLNPVLRVGRQITEGLIKHQRLSPSEAKSKAIEMLGLVGIKNPAIRYHQYPHEFSGGMRQRVMIAIALACRPALLIADEPTTALDVTIQAQILHVMKEMQKRLGTSIIIITHDLGVVAGMCDRVIVMYAGEIVETGTKREIFKYPQHPYTRGLLRSLPRLDQKRSEPLVPIIGTPPDLLHPPIGCSFAARCEHAMKVCAKHSPDAVRFSETQAASCWLHHALAKEAKSS; encoded by the coding sequence GTGGAGCCGATTTTAACGGTTAAAGATTTGCACGTCTCTTTCTTTATCCGAGGGGGGGAAGTGCAGGCGGTTCGCGGAGTTAACTTTGAGGTGGGCAAAGGCGAAACGGTGGCGATCGTAGGAGAGTCGGGCAGCGGGAAGAGTGTCACCGCACAGACGATAATGCGCCTGCTCCAATCGCCTCCGGCAAGGATTAAGCAGGGAGAAGTGATGTTTCAAGGACAGAATTTGCTTACTAAGACGGAAAAGGAAATGGAGTCCATCCGGGGAAAAGATATCGGCATGATTTTCCAAGATCCGATGACTTCCCTAAATCCTGTTCTCCGGGTGGGAAGACAGATTACGGAAGGTCTTATCAAGCACCAGCGGCTTTCCCCTTCTGAAGCTAAGAGCAAAGCCATTGAGATGCTAGGGCTTGTAGGCATCAAAAATCCGGCAATTCGCTATCATCAATATCCGCATGAATTCTCGGGAGGGATGCGTCAGCGGGTAATGATCGCCATCGCGCTGGCCTGTCGCCCGGCCCTCTTGATTGCGGATGAGCCGACGACTGCGCTGGATGTAACGATACAGGCGCAGATTCTCCATGTGATGAAGGAAATGCAGAAGCGGCTTGGAACCTCTATTATTATCATCACGCATGATTTAGGCGTGGTAGCCGGTATGTGCGACCGCGTTATCGTAATGTATGCCGGGGAAATTGTTGAGACGGGGACGAAGAGGGAGATTTTCAAATATCCGCAGCACCCTTATACCCGCGGCCTTCTGCGCTCACTGCCGCGTTTGGATCAGAAGCGGAGCGAGCCGCTGGTTCCGATTATCGGAACCCCGCCGGATTTGCTTCATCCGCCGATAGGCTGCTCCTTTGCGGCCCGTTGTGAGCATGCTATGAAGGTATGCGCCAAGCATAGCCCGGATGCTGTCCGCTTCAGTGAGACTCAGGCAGCCAGCTGCTGGCTTCATCACGCTCTGGCGAAGGAGGCGAAGAGCTCATGA
- a CDS encoding ABC transporter permease, with translation MVRYIASKFFYMLVSLFILITVTFFLMKAIPGNPFASEKMNPVIKERLDEQYGFDKSVLEQYVRYLGNLLQGDLGVSMKMINKDVTQQIGDTLGPSLRLGLIAIIVSSIVGIALGMLAALYHRRLIDHAAMVAAVLGIAVPSFVIASLLQYFLGLKAGMFNVMGLKGPLDYVLPAAALAAQPIAFIARLTRSSMLEVLHADYIKTARAKGLNWFTILSRHVVRNGILPVVTYLGPMTANVITGSVAIEQIFGIGGLGKVFVNSISNRDYTVIMGVTIFYGVILMLARFLTDVAYVFIDPRIKLSQRKEG, from the coding sequence ATGGTCCGCTATATAGCGAGTAAGTTTTTTTACATGCTGGTCTCGTTATTCATTTTAATTACGGTGACCTTCTTTCTGATGAAGGCAATTCCCGGAAATCCGTTTGCCTCAGAGAAGATGAACCCGGTGATCAAAGAGCGGCTGGATGAACAATACGGTTTTGATAAGTCGGTACTAGAGCAGTATGTTCGGTATCTTGGCAACCTGTTGCAGGGCGACCTGGGCGTTTCTATGAAAATGATTAACAAAGATGTGACCCAGCAAATTGGAGATACATTAGGTCCTTCTCTTCGATTGGGTCTTATCGCCATTATTGTCTCCTCCATAGTAGGGATTGCTTTGGGGATGCTAGCGGCACTCTATCACCGAAGGCTCATCGATCATGCAGCTATGGTGGCCGCGGTTCTAGGAATTGCGGTACCCAGCTTTGTCATTGCTTCACTGCTACAGTATTTTCTAGGGCTCAAAGCAGGCATGTTTAACGTGATGGGCTTAAAGGGTCCCCTGGATTACGTTCTCCCGGCCGCTGCTCTGGCTGCGCAGCCTATTGCTTTTATCGCCCGGCTAACCCGATCGAGCATGCTGGAAGTACTGCATGCCGATTATATTAAGACCGCCAGAGCCAAAGGGCTGAATTGGTTTACAATTCTATCCCGTCATGTGGTCAGGAATGGGATTCTGCCGGTGGTAACCTATTTGGGGCCAATGACAGCGAATGTCATTACCGGGTCGGTGGCGATTGAGCAGATCTTTGGCATTGGAGGATTGGGTAAAGTGTTCGTGAACAGCATCAGCAATAGAGATTATACCGTTATTATGGGCGTTACTATTTTCTATGGCGTAATCTTGATGCTTGCGCGCTTCCTGACGGATGTAGCTTATGTCTTTATTGATCCTAGAATCAAGCTGAGTCAGAGGAAGGAGGGATGA
- a CDS encoding peptide ABC transporter substrate-binding protein: MKKRWLTLLSLILVVGTILAGCGGSNGASNNENKNKGTGSEKPANSSTTGEEKLAADQTLRINLASEPPTLDPALSKDNISSTVLRTLFEGLTIKDEKGEDAPGVAESWQVLDNGKKYVFKIRQNAKWSNGDPVTAKDFEFAWKRVLDPKMQPAPDYTYQLYYLKNAEAYNTGKATADQVGVKATDDYTLTVELENPTPYWLGLTSFSTYYPVHQASVSNPKWANDASTLVSNGPFKLENWTTGSEVVVVKNDLYWDNKNITLSRITMSINDQAAAEIASYKSGQLDIAGRPIGEMPTDQIPALKQELPDEFQINPVASTYFYEFNNKAEPFDNLKIRKAFTMAINRQELVDKVTLASQKPAFGFVSEGIKGVEKDYREEHPDNVYGKEDIEEAKKLLKEGMAEKGYTKLPPIELLYNTNDNHKKVALAIADMWKKNLGAEVTLRNEEFQVYLQSRKQLNYQVARAGWVADYDDPMTFIDQWTSTSGNNDSGWSNPEYDKLVKDAYATGDNKQRNEYMAKAEDILLKDNQVIMPLYYYTDPRLVKPYVKGLLADYSGALDFTRIKLLEH, from the coding sequence ATGAAGAAGAGATGGCTGACTCTATTGTCATTGATTCTAGTTGTCGGCACGATCTTAGCTGGCTGCGGGGGATCCAATGGCGCATCGAACAATGAGAATAAGAACAAGGGAACAGGCAGCGAGAAACCCGCGAATAGCAGCACAACGGGGGAAGAGAAACTCGCTGCCGACCAGACGCTGCGTATTAATCTAGCTTCCGAGCCGCCTACTTTAGATCCGGCACTGTCCAAGGATAATATCTCTAGTACCGTACTGAGAACTTTGTTTGAAGGTCTGACCATTAAGGATGAAAAAGGCGAAGATGCACCAGGCGTAGCTGAATCGTGGCAGGTTCTGGATAACGGCAAGAAATATGTCTTCAAAATCCGTCAGAACGCCAAATGGAGCAATGGTGATCCGGTCACAGCAAAGGATTTTGAATTTGCTTGGAAACGGGTGCTTGACCCTAAGATGCAGCCCGCTCCGGACTATACTTATCAGCTGTATTATCTGAAGAATGCGGAAGCGTACAATACAGGGAAAGCCACGGCCGATCAGGTCGGAGTAAAGGCAACTGACGATTACACTTTAACAGTAGAGCTCGAGAATCCGACCCCTTACTGGCTTGGGCTCACCTCATTCTCCACCTATTACCCGGTGCATCAAGCATCGGTCAGTAACCCGAAATGGGCGAACGATGCAAGCACATTGGTATCGAATGGCCCCTTCAAGCTGGAGAACTGGACGACAGGCAGTGAAGTGGTCGTCGTGAAGAATGACCTGTATTGGGACAACAAGAATATCACGCTATCCCGCATCACAATGAGTATTAATGATCAGGCGGCAGCAGAAATAGCATCTTACAAAAGCGGCCAGCTCGACATCGCAGGACGGCCGATCGGCGAGATGCCGACAGACCAGATTCCTGCACTGAAGCAGGAGTTGCCGGATGAGTTCCAGATAAATCCAGTAGCTTCAACCTATTTTTATGAATTTAACAATAAGGCCGAGCCGTTTGACAATCTCAAAATACGTAAGGCTTTCACTATGGCGATTAACCGTCAGGAGTTAGTAGATAAGGTAACCTTAGCAAGCCAAAAACCGGCATTCGGATTTGTCTCTGAGGGAATCAAAGGCGTGGAGAAGGATTACAGAGAAGAGCATCCGGACAACGTATACGGCAAGGAGGATATTGAAGAAGCTAAGAAGCTGCTCAAGGAAGGTATGGCGGAGAAAGGTTACACTAAGCTTCCGCCCATTGAATTGCTGTATAACACCAATGATAACCATAAGAAGGTAGCTCTAGCGATCGCAGACATGTGGAAGAAGAATCTTGGGGCCGAGGTTACTTTGAGAAATGAAGAATTTCAGGTCTATCTCCAGAGCCGCAAACAGCTGAACTATCAGGTAGCCCGCGCAGGTTGGGTTGCTGACTACGATGATCCGATGACATTTATTGATCAATGGACCTCAACCAGCGGAAATAATGACAGCGGCTGGAGTAATCCGGAGTATGACAAGTTGGTGAAGGATGCTTATGCTACAGGCGATAACAAGCAGCGCAATGAATATATGGCGAAAGCTGAAGATATTTTGCTAAAGGACAATCAGGTCATTATGCCGCTCTATTACTATACTGATCCTCGACTTGTCAAGCCATATGTGAAGGGACTGCTTGCAGATTATAGCGGGGCACTGGACTTTACAAGAATAAAGCTTCTGGAACATTAG
- a CDS encoding ABC transporter ATP-binding protein, producing MNTPLLEVDGLRKYFNLGKGRVLKAVNGVSFSIKQGETLGLVGESGCGKSTAGRTILRLYEPTAGSVRFDGTDIFTLSPGNMKQMRRDMQMIFQDPYASLNPRFTISDIIGEALDIHKLVGSRKERKMRIGELLDLVGLNPDHATRYPHEFSGGQRQRIGIARALAVNPKFIICDEAISALDVSIQAQIVNLLQDLQKELGLTYLFIAHDLSMVKHISDRVAVMYLGQIVELASSVELYANPVHPYTRTLLSAIPIPDPDVEESKSFVFPEEGMASPIHTDKETAAAGDDPYRLSASELVEVSEGHWVAMTM from the coding sequence ATGAATACACCTCTTCTAGAAGTGGACGGGTTGCGGAAATATTTCAATCTTGGCAAAGGCCGTGTGCTTAAGGCGGTTAACGGAGTCAGCTTCTCTATTAAGCAAGGGGAGACCTTGGGCCTTGTGGGGGAGTCAGGCTGTGGAAAATCGACAGCGGGTAGAACGATCCTTAGGCTGTATGAGCCAACGGCTGGAAGCGTGCGTTTTGATGGGACGGATATATTTACATTGTCGCCCGGTAATATGAAGCAAATGCGCCGGGATATGCAGATGATCTTTCAGGATCCCTATGCTTCCTTGAACCCCCGCTTCACGATAAGCGATATCATTGGCGAGGCCCTTGATATTCATAAACTGGTGGGAAGCCGGAAGGAACGTAAGATGCGGATTGGGGAGCTGCTGGATTTGGTAGGTCTGAATCCGGATCACGCTACAAGATATCCGCATGAATTCTCAGGAGGGCAGCGGCAGAGAATTGGCATAGCTCGAGCTCTTGCGGTCAATCCGAAATTCATCATTTGTGATGAAGCGATCTCGGCGCTTGATGTCTCCATTCAGGCGCAGATTGTGAACCTGCTGCAGGATCTTCAAAAAGAATTGGGGCTTACCTACCTGTTCATAGCCCATGATCTTTCGATGGTTAAGCATATTAGCGACAGGGTTGCCGTCATGTATTTGGGGCAAATCGTAGAGCTTGCCTCAAGCGTTGAGCTCTATGCCAATCCGGTTCATCCTTATACGCGTACCTTGTTGTCGGCTATTCCGATCCCTGATCCGGATGTTGAAGAGAGCAAGTCCTTTGTATTTCCGGAAGAAGGCATGGCCAGTCCTATTCATACCGATAAGGAAACGGCAGCAGCAGGGGATGATCCTTATCGTTTGAGCGCTTCGGAGCTGGTTGAGGTATCGGAAGGACATTGGGTCGCTATGACAATGTAA
- a CDS encoding adenosylhomocysteinase, producing MTTNTNALKNSIVKDMGLAPEGHLKIDWVEAHMPVLNRIREQFEAEQPFKGLKVTICLHLEAKTAYLAKVVQAGGAEVTITGSNPLSTQDDVCAALVEDGITVFAKYDPEPEEYKQLVRKSLESKPDLIIDDGGDLVTLLQSECPELGVNIRGGAEETTTGIIRLKALNKEGRLQFPMVAVNDAYCKYLFDNRYGTGQSAWDGIIRTTNLVVAGKTVVVVGYGWCGKGVAMRAKGLGANVIVTEVDAIKAVEAHMDGFHVMPMVEAAKQGDFFITVTGNRYVIAGEHYDVMKDGAILANAGHFDVEFSKPDLAERSESIRTVRKNIEEYRLKDGRKIYVLGEGRLVNLAAADGHPAEIMDTTFALQALSLKYVNDHYNEIGKTVVNVPYELDEQVARYKLESLGIGIDTLTEEQKIYLDSWQA from the coding sequence GTGACTACAAATACAAATGCCTTGAAGAATAGTATTGTTAAGGATATGGGGCTGGCTCCTGAAGGACATTTGAAGATTGATTGGGTCGAGGCGCATATGCCGGTGCTGAACCGCATTCGTGAGCAATTCGAAGCCGAGCAGCCTTTTAAAGGGCTTAAAGTTACGATTTGTTTGCACCTGGAAGCCAAGACGGCATATCTTGCCAAGGTCGTTCAAGCCGGTGGAGCTGAAGTTACCATTACCGGAAGCAATCCGTTATCGACGCAGGATGACGTATGTGCAGCATTGGTAGAGGACGGGATCACAGTGTTTGCGAAATATGATCCCGAGCCTGAGGAGTACAAACAGCTTGTTCGCAAGTCGCTGGAATCCAAACCTGATCTGATCATCGATGACGGTGGGGATTTGGTGACCCTGCTCCAGTCTGAATGCCCTGAGCTTGGCGTTAACATCCGCGGAGGTGCGGAAGAGACGACGACGGGCATTATAAGATTGAAAGCTCTGAATAAAGAAGGCCGCTTACAATTCCCTATGGTCGCCGTTAATGACGCTTACTGCAAGTATCTGTTCGATAACCGCTATGGAACCGGTCAATCCGCTTGGGATGGCATCATCCGGACGACGAATCTTGTTGTAGCTGGCAAGACGGTGGTCGTTGTGGGTTACGGCTGGTGCGGCAAAGGGGTGGCTATGCGTGCGAAAGGGCTCGGCGCAAATGTCATTGTGACAGAAGTAGATGCCATCAAAGCGGTTGAAGCCCATATGGACGGCTTCCATGTGATGCCGATGGTTGAGGCAGCCAAGCAGGGGGACTTCTTCATTACGGTGACAGGCAACCGTTACGTTATTGCCGGAGAACATTATGATGTCATGAAGGACGGTGCGATCCTGGCCAATGCCGGTCATTTTGATGTGGAATTCAGCAAGCCTGACCTTGCAGAACGCAGTGAATCCATTCGTACGGTCCGCAAAAATATTGAAGAGTATCGGCTCAAGGACGGCCGTAAAATTTACGTGTTGGGCGAGGGACGTCTAGTAAACCTGGCTGCTGCCGACGGACATCCGGCTGAGATCATGGATACCACCTTCGCACTTCAAGCGCTCTCGCTAAAATATGTGAATGATCATTATAACGAAATCGGCAAAACGGTGGTCAATGTCCCTTATGAGCTTGATGAGCAGGTTGCCCGGTATAAGCTGGAGAGCTTGGGGATCGGGATTGATACCTTGACCGAAGAGCAAAAAATATACCTGGACAGCTGGCAGGCTTAA
- the mraZ gene encoding division/cell wall cluster transcriptional repressor MraZ, giving the protein MFMGEFQHSIDDKGRIIIPAKFRDSLGTSFVVTRGLDQCLFVYPMDEWSIMESKLKSLSLMKSDARAFTRFFFSGATECEWDKQGRVNLPANLRQYAKLEKECVVIGVSNRVEIWNREVWEQYFAQSEDSFNEIAEKLVDFNFDL; this is encoded by the coding sequence ATGTTTATGGGGGAATTCCAACATAGCATTGACGACAAAGGCCGGATTATCATTCCGGCTAAATTTCGCGACTCCTTGGGCACCTCGTTTGTTGTGACCCGCGGCTTAGACCAATGCCTCTTTGTCTACCCTATGGATGAATGGAGCATCATGGAGAGCAAGCTTAAGTCACTCTCGTTGATGAAATCCGATGCCCGCGCCTTTACCCGGTTCTTTTTCTCTGGTGCAACCGAATGTGAATGGGACAAGCAGGGAAGGGTAAATTTGCCGGCTAATTTGAGACAATATGCCAAGCTGGAGAAGGAATGTGTCGTTATAGGCGTTTCGAACCGGGTGGAGATCTGGAACCGCGAGGTGTGGGAACAATATTTCGCCCAGTCCGAGGATTCATTTAACGAAATTGCCGAGAAGCTGGTTGATTTTAATTTTGATTTATAA
- a CDS encoding DUF3397 domain-containing protein translates to MNLIWMSFSAASVLPFVPFLLVYFIHYYWKRDRKKSLLLAIDVTTFFLILSVSALFNQIFNTGFGIYLFLILMLICIGLIGGAQNRLKGTVNPKRLFRAVWRLSFLVSVIGYILFFLIGLIPYINAV, encoded by the coding sequence TTGAACTTAATTTGGATGTCTTTCTCAGCGGCCAGTGTGCTTCCGTTTGTCCCTTTTCTGCTGGTTTATTTCATTCATTATTATTGGAAAAGAGACCGGAAGAAATCACTGCTGCTGGCCATCGATGTGACAACCTTTTTCCTGATCTTGTCGGTGTCGGCTTTGTTTAATCAAATCTTTAACACGGGATTCGGCATATATCTGTTCCTGATCCTTATGTTGATCTGTATAGGTCTTATTGGCGGCGCACAGAACCGGCTAAAGGGAACGGTGAATCCCAAGAGGCTCTTTAGGGCGGTTTGGCGGTTATCTTTTCTAGTCTCAGTAATTGGATATATTCTTTTTTTCCTTATTGGACTTATTCCATACATAAACGCAGTATAA
- the bshC gene encoding bacillithiol biosynthesis cysteine-adding enzyme BshC encodes MEVRDEPISSQQPLAAALISDFARVGHLYGNDPMKLDSWKARAKWLDASVRERIDRKAVVHRLREYNAKYNHYEAVARSLDRLEQEGTSVIVGGQQAGLFTGPLLVIYKAITIIQAAAEAERELCRPVVPVFWIAGEDHDWDEVNHVYMLSGDLQLNRIRARRQDDIRTPVSYTKLSDEEWSRVISELAECLPDSEIKRELLAELQESVGGTLTDSFAKLMGNWFGRYGLILMDSADPELRRLEAPVFEKLITRNQELRLAYLEAADQVRAMGHEPQADVAEDGVNLFYIHEGERLLLFESKGRFGDRKGIVSFTPEELVELLQKHPDRFSNNVLTRPLMQDSLLPVLGTVLGAGEIAYWALTKGAFEVLGLQMPLLLPRMSFTIVDSTVQKNMERYNLSFGDVKTGLQAKKEAWLAEQVEVDLDRRFLEVKSAFEAIYEPLISELGNLEKGLLKLGATNKEKITQQMDFLRGRAKDAVTRAHETALRHWDLVGLSLYPQDKLQERVYNVFTYINRYGYTWINTLMELPYRADGSHRLILL; translated from the coding sequence ATGGAAGTAAGGGATGAGCCGATATCATCTCAGCAGCCTTTAGCTGCTGCATTGATCTCGGATTTTGCCCGTGTTGGGCATCTATATGGAAATGATCCAATGAAGCTGGACAGCTGGAAGGCGAGAGCAAAATGGCTGGACGCTTCGGTACGAGAGCGAATTGATCGAAAGGCGGTTGTTCACCGTCTTCGCGAATATAACGCCAAATATAATCATTATGAGGCTGTAGCCCGGTCGTTAGACCGCCTGGAGCAGGAGGGGACTAGTGTTATTGTAGGTGGCCAGCAGGCCGGCTTGTTCACGGGTCCGCTGCTTGTGATATACAAAGCAATCACGATTATCCAGGCAGCAGCCGAGGCGGAGAGAGAACTTTGCCGTCCGGTTGTTCCGGTATTCTGGATTGCGGGCGAAGATCATGACTGGGACGAGGTCAATCATGTTTATATGCTGTCCGGTGATCTTCAGCTAAACCGCATCCGGGCCCGCCGTCAGGATGATATTCGCACACCTGTAAGCTACACGAAGCTCAGTGATGAGGAGTGGTCCCGCGTGATCAGTGAGCTGGCTGAATGTCTGCCAGACTCCGAGATTAAGCGTGAACTGCTGGCCGAGCTTCAAGAAAGCGTTGGCGGGACTTTGACTGACAGCTTTGCGAAGCTGATGGGGAATTGGTTCGGACGCTATGGCTTGATCTTGATGGATTCTGCCGACCCTGAGCTGCGCCGCTTGGAAGCCCCTGTGTTCGAGAAGCTGATTACCCGGAATCAGGAACTCAGATTGGCCTACCTTGAGGCGGCGGATCAGGTGAGAGCGATGGGGCATGAGCCTCAGGCTGACGTAGCGGAAGATGGGGTAAACCTCTTCTACATACATGAAGGAGAACGTCTGCTGCTCTTTGAGAGCAAGGGACGGTTTGGAGACCGTAAGGGAATCGTATCCTTTACCCCTGAAGAGTTGGTCGAGCTGCTTCAGAAGCATCCCGACAGGTTCAGCAACAATGTGCTGACCCGCCCTCTGATGCAGGATTCTTTGCTTCCGGTGCTGGGTACGGTGTTGGGAGCAGGGGAGATTGCCTATTGGGCCCTGACCAAAGGAGCATTCGAGGTGTTAGGCCTTCAAATGCCGCTCCTTCTGCCGCGGATGTCCTTCACTATAGTTGACAGTACAGTCCAGAAGAATATGGAGAGATACAATCTTTCCTTTGGAGATGTGAAGACGGGATTGCAGGCGAAGAAAGAGGCTTGGTTGGCTGAGCAGGTCGAGGTTGATCTGGATCGCCGTTTTCTTGAGGTGAAATCAGCCTTTGAGGCGATCTATGAGCCGCTGATTTCTGAACTGGGCAATTTGGAGAAAGGTCTGCTCAAGCTGGGGGCGACTAACAAAGAGAAAATCACCCAGCAAATGGACTTCTTGCGGGGGCGAGCTAAGGACGCTGTAACGAGAGCCCATGAGACGGCGTTGAGGCATTGGGACTTAGTGGGGTTATCCCTATACCCGCAAGACAAGTTGCAGGAACGCGTATATAATGTATTTACCTACATCAACCGATATGGATATACATGGATCAACACTCTGATGGAGCTTCCTTACCGAGCGGATGGAAGCCATCGGCTAATTTTGTTATAG
- a CDS encoding ABC transporter permease encodes MGVRNDLVLTPQDFEKVGPDDKQSERIERESLSAWRDAWGRLRQNKLAMGSLLLLIFIGAMALAGPLITSYNYETNDLLNTNQPPSLTHWFGTDDLGRDMFVRTWMGARISLTIGITAALIDLIIGMIYGGIMGYVGGRTDEIMNKFAEILYSIPYILVSILLLVVMKQGLGTIILALTITGWINMSWIVRGEIMRLKNREFVLASRSLGATNASLLFRHLLPNAMGPIIVTLTLTVPNAIFAEAFLSYLGLGVQEPISSLGSMISSALSGWMLYPWRMLFPAVLISLIMLAFNIFGDGLRDALDPKLKK; translated from the coding sequence ATGGGGGTCCGCAATGATTTGGTTCTTACGCCTCAGGATTTCGAAAAGGTAGGTCCGGATGACAAGCAGTCGGAACGGATTGAGAGAGAGAGTCTATCCGCCTGGCGGGATGCATGGGGGCGCTTACGGCAGAATAAGCTGGCGATGGGGAGCCTGCTGCTGCTGATCTTTATTGGTGCAATGGCTCTGGCTGGCCCTCTGATCACATCTTATAATTACGAAACGAACGATCTGTTGAATACCAACCAGCCCCCTTCTCTTACCCACTGGTTTGGAACCGACGATTTAGGGCGCGATATGTTCGTGCGTACCTGGATGGGGGCGCGAATATCGCTGACTATAGGAATCACTGCCGCCCTGATCGACTTAATTATCGGTATGATCTACGGCGGAATTATGGGCTATGTAGGCGGAAGAACCGATGAGATTATGAACAAATTCGCAGAAATCCTCTACTCCATTCCCTACATTCTTGTAAGCATTCTCTTGCTGGTGGTGATGAAACAGGGGCTCGGTACTATTATATTGGCTTTAACGATTACGGGTTGGATCAATATGTCCTGGATTGTAAGAGGCGAGATCATGAGGCTCAAAAATCGGGAGTTTGTGCTCGCATCCCGTTCACTAGGGGCAACGAATGCAAGTCTACTATTCCGGCACCTGCTGCCCAATGCAATGGGTCCAATAATTGTGACCCTAACTTTGACCGTCCCTAATGCGATTTTTGCTGAAGCCTTCCTCAGCTACCTTGGACTCGGCGTTCAGGAGCCCATCTCCTCACTGGGATCGATGATTAGCTCTGCGCTGTCGGGATGGATGCTGTATCCATGGAGAATGCTGTTTCCGGCCGTTCTTATCAGCTTGATCATGCTTGCCTTTAATATTTTCGGAGACGGGCTGCGGGATGCACTCGATCCAAAGTTGAAAAAATAA